A region of the Muricauda sp. MAR_2010_75 genome:
GAGCTCGGCATTCAATTCTTTTGAAACTGTAATGGGCTCTAAGGTAAAATCCGATACTTCAAAGGTTTTTTCAACCTCTTTCAAGACCCTTTTGTTTACCTCTTTCGGAAGTGAAAACGCAAACAGCACAAACAAGCCAAGTACCAGAGATATTGATTTTCCCAGTTTCATACGCCAAATATATTAATTTAGACTCAATAGGAATAAAAACCGAGGGATTTATCCTATTGAGACCTAGCTATAAGGTTTTAGAACCAAACCCCTATACCAAAATTTAGGCGGTCTGCCACATCAGCATCGTCCGCTGCATTGCTTCTAAACTGATAATCACCCTTCACAACTACCCCAGGTGCAATATGGTAGGTTAAACCGGTAGTGACATCGGTTCTATCATAGGCTTCGTTTGCGGTTAAGATGCCATCAGTATCGGCATGAGTGTTAAAGGTTTCATATCTACAAAAGGCAAACAATTTTTGGCGGTTCCCTACGGGAAGTACGTTATAGGCCCCTTCCAGGTACCAGCCTTGCAAGGCACTTCCAAGATTGCTTCCGGTTAAATTGTTGTAGTCATCCGTATCTGAAAGTGAAGCGTGGATAAATTGTCCACGGGCAGTAAACTTTTGGTACGCATAACGCGCATCCAAACCAAACATGGCGATACCAATATCAGCACCATCAAACTGTTCCACATCGTCCTCAGCTTGGGTACGACCAAAGTAGGTTGAAAAGCCCAATCGAAGACCTGGAATGCCATAATAATCCAATTTTGTGGATAGGTTTGGGCTGTCAATCGTAGATTGAATCCCTTTCTGTCTACCACCCCGCAGTCCACTGGAACCGCTCAATTTTCCGGCAACACCACCTTCACCATCAGCTTCTGTGGATTTAAATCCGTTGAACAAATAGGCCTGATAGCCCAAAGAAATGGAGTTGAATCTTCCCGTTACCCCTACTCCAAGCTCCCGCCAGGTAGTGGGCACAATGGCATTGTCCATTGCTGGACGCTCGGTACCATTAAAGGTTGTCGGTTCGTGGAATTCATTGATGATACCCATGGGAACCAACATTAAACCACCTCGTATGTTTAAATTAGGAGCGGCATTATAGTTTACAAAAGCTTGTTCCACAAAGACTTCCTCCACGTGTTCAAATTCAACTTCCGTTACAAACTGGGTACGGTCATCAAATCTGTATCCAAAAAGTAAAACCAATCGCTGTACATCCAGTTCCCCATTTTGAGCTTCTGGCTGATTGTACAGCATTTCGCCATAGGCCCCAACGGTCACTGCCGAAGCATAATTACCCGAAAGTAAACGCTGTGCGGCGTTGATTTGTTTCTGAGGATCGAGTTGAATGGAATCTGTTTTTGTCTGTGCAAAGGCAAAAGTGGAGCACAAAAGTGCCAATAGAATAGTAAGTTGTTTCATGATTGTTTGAGTAATTGTGCGGCAAATATATTTTCACCTCCCAAACCATCCAAATTTATTTAGACTTAGTTTAAATAAATTTTAATATTTAACATTTATACCCCTGCTTTTTATAAAAAACTAGTGATACACTGAAAAAAGTTCAGTGGCCTTGTTGTAAGCTGCTTCAAAAACCATCCAGTTTACACCCGTATCGGTTTTTGTTGTTGTGAAGTATGACAACATTTTCTCGGTGGGCATGTTGCCCGTAAGTTCATCCTTGGCCATGGGGCATCCGCCAAATCCCTGTACAGCCCCATCAAACCGACGGCATCCTGCCTTGTAGGCGGCATCCACTTTTTCATGCCATTTACTGGGCGTGGTGTGCAAATGGGCCCCAAATTCAATCTCTGGATATTTTGGAATAAGATTGGAGAACAAATAATCAATAACCTCTGGCGTGGAGCTCCCAATGGTGTCTGAGAGCGATAAAATCGTGGTGCCCATGGCCGCCAACTTTTCGGTCCACTCCCCTACAATTTCAACATCCCAAGGGTCTCCATACGGATTGCCAAATCCCATGGAAATATAGGTAACCACTTCCTTGTTGTGGGTATTGGCCAATTCCAATATTCCTTCCAAAGTTTCCACGGATTGTGCAATGGTCTTATGGGTATTCCGCATCTGAAAGTTCTCGGAAATGGAAAAAGGAAACCCCAGATAGTCAATAGCTTTATGCTGGCAGGCATCTTGAGCGCCCCTAATGTTGGCCACAATCGCCAAAAGTTTGCTCTTGGTCTTGGAAAGGTCCAACCGGTCCAAAACTTCTGCAGTATCCTGCATTTGTGGAATAGCCTTGGGAGACACAAAACTGCCAAAATCGATGGTATCAAAACCACAGCCCAAAAGCGATTGGATGTACCTCGCCTTTTCGGCAGTGGGAATAAAGGTTTTTATGCCTTGCATGGCATCCCGTGGACATTCTATGAGTTTGATCTTTGACATAGGCCGACCGTAAAATTACCATTATTTATCTGATGGCAATAGCTAAAATTACCCTTGGACCAGTACTTTGATAGCAGTTATGGTTTACCTTCCAAAAGGGCTTTGTTGATTTTTTTAATGAGACCTGGACCTTCATAGATAAACCCGGTGTAGAGTTGGACCAAATCCGCGCCCGCCTCCAATTTCTCCAAAGCATCTTCCGGTGAATGTATGCCCCCCACTCCAATGATGGGAAATGCCTTGTTGCTCTTTTCGGCCAAAAACCGAATGACCTCTGTGCTTCTTTTTGCCAAAGGTTTACCGCTGAGACCTCCCCTTTCCTCCGTTTTAAAAAGCGGCGTCTTTAGATCAGTTCTGGATATGGTGGTGTTGGTTGCAATAACCCCGTCAATTTCAGTCTCCTTTACAATACCAATAATATCCATGAGTTGGGCATCGGTAAGATCGGGAGCAATTTTTAAAAGAATAGGTTTTTCCTTGAGTTTAAGTGTTTTGGACTGTTTACTATTCTGTCGTTTTAACTTTTTGAGCAGATTGGTCAATGGTTTCCTGTCCTGAAGCTCCCGAAGTCCCGGCGTGTTGGGCGAGCTCACATTTACCACAAAATAGTCCACATGCTCGTAAAGCGCCTCAAAACAAATAAGATAATCCTTTATGGCTTCCTCATTGGGTGTTACCTTGTTTTTTCCGATGTTTCCCCCAATAATCACCCGGTGCTCCTTTTTCAACTGCTCCACAGCTTCAAAAACACCTTTGTTGTTGAATCCCATTCGGTTGATGATGGCCTTATCTGCCCGCAATCGGAACAAGCGTTTTTTGGGATTCCCCGCTTGTGGTTTAGGGGTTAATGTTCCAATTTCAACAAAACCAAAACCAAAATTTGAAAATTCGTTGTACAGCTTGGCGTCCTTGTCAAATCCAGCGGCAAGTCCAACCGGATTTTTGAATTTCAACCCAAAAACCTCCCGTTCCAACTTGGGGTCCTTTACTTCAAATGCCTTTCGGAACAAGGGACCAAACCCCAGTTTTGAAAGCACCCCAATGGCCCAAAAAGAAAAATGATGTGCTGCTTCAGCGTCTAATAAAAAAAGGATTGGACGAATGAGAATTTTATACATTCAACAGATTTTGGACAAAAATAAAAACTCTTAAAACAGTTTTCGGGAAAAGATTCATTTTTCGTCAACAGACCTGTTTATATGGATAGGACGCAAGGTAAGCTTATTGCACAATTCCACATAGAACTCGTATTGTTTGGGATTTAGGATGGACAACAATCTTTTGTCCATCATCCGAACGTTTTGCTTCATGCTGTCCAAAATACCCTTATACTCCATAGAGACTCTCATAAGCTCCTCTGGAGAGCTTTCTTCATGCTTTTTTAGTAGATATTCAGCTTGGTTCTGTAAAATCTCATTTCTGATTTTGAGCTCGGCACTCCAATTTCTCAAGCTTTCCAACTGTTCTTCGTTAAGTTGAAAAACTTCAGCAATGGTTCCGTCATCCCTTCCCCCAACACCAAGAAGGCACTCCTGTTGAGCAAAAATCGAAAAATTCAATATCAAAAAAAGACAAAAAACAGCCGCTTTCAAGTCGTATGGGGTTTACAAAAACAACGAAAGATAATAGTAAAAGTGTTTTCTTCATTAAAATCGCTATTGAATAAGCATTATTTTTGACAAAATGCACATCTAACATGGAGCAACTACTACCCCGATTTCTAGACTATGTAACCACCGATACCCAGAGCGACCCGTATTCCAAAACCACGCCGAGTACGGAAAAGCAATGGGACCTTGCCAAAAAATTAGTAATGGAACTGCACCAAATCGGTATGCAGGAAGTTTCCATTGATGAAAATGCCTACATCATGGCCACCTTGCCCAGTAAGGTGGACAAAAAAGTGCCCACCATTGGTTTTATTTCGCATATAGATACGTCGCCAGATTTCAGCGGAAGAAATGTGAAACCCCAGATTGTAAAAAATTATGATGGTAAGGACATTGTGCTGAACAAGAACAAGAACATTGTGCTTTCCCCGGATTATTTTGAGGATTTGCGCCAATATGAAGGGCAAACCCTGATCACCACAGATGGCAATACACTACTGGGTGCCGATGATAAAGCAGGGGTTGCCGAGATTGTTACGGCCATGGAATATTTGGTGCAACACCCAGAGATCAAACATGGTAAAATTCGGATTGCCTTTACCCCAGATGAAGAAATTGGAAGAGGTGCACATAAGTTTGATGTAAAAAAGTTTGGGGCCGATTGGGCTTACACCATGGACGGAAGCCAAGTGGGCGAACTGGAATTCGAGAATTTCAATGCCGCCAAGGCCAAAATTATCATTACCGGCAAGAGTGTACACCCGGGTTATGCCAAAAACAAAATGGTGAATGCCATTGGCATTGCCAACGAATTTTTAAGCCTTATGCCACCAAGGGAAGTTCCGGAACACACTTCTGGAATGGAAGGCTTTTTCCATGTGCACAAACTCAAGGGTGAAATTGAAAAAGCGGAAATTGAGCTCATTATCCGGGATCATGATGCCATTCATTTTAAGGCCCGAAAAGAAATGCTGGAAGACATCACGGAAAAACTCATTAAAAAATACGGGGACCACATTACCCTTGACATTGAAGATCAGTACCGGAACATGCGTGAAAAAGTGGAACCTGTTTTCCATATAGTTGAAATTGCGGAGGAGGCCATGAAACGACTCGGGATTGAACCTATTATTAAACCCATCCGTGGAGGGACGGATGGCTCCCAATTGAGTTTTATGGGATTGCCCTGCCCCAATATTTTTGCGGGAGGCCACAATTTTCATGGGAAATATGAATATGTTCCTTTGGAAAGTATGGAGAAAGCGGTAAAGGTAATCGTTAAAATTTGCGAACTTACAGCCAGTCAAATCAAGTAGTTGTGGAAAAATCCGAAAAATTAGCGGCCTACTACCAAAAGCAACATCCCTTTAAAGAAGGCATTGCCCATCTGCGAGAAATTGCCCTAAAAACCGAAGCTGCAGAGGATTTTAAATGGAGTATTCCCGTGTACACCCTAAATGGCAAGAATGTTTTCGGGATTTGTAAGTTCAAACATCATTTTGGCGTGTGGTTTTTTAATGGCGTGTTTTTGAAAGACCCCAAAAAAGTGCTGGAAAATGCACAGGAGGGCAAAACTAAGGGCATGCGTCACTGGAAATTCCAATCGCTGGAAGAAATAGATGACAAAGCGGTGTTGGCCTACATGAACGAAGCCTTGGACAACCAAAAAAGAGGGCTGGAAGTAAAGGCTGAAAAAACTAAAAAAGTTGCCATTCCTGAATTATTGCGAGCTGAATTGGCAAAGAACACCGCGCTAAAAACCGCTTTTGCAACCTTTACCCCCTACAAACAAAAAGAATTCTGCGAATATATTGCCGAAGCCAAACAAGAGGCCACCAAACTACGACGATTGGAAAAAATCCTCCCCATGATCAAGAAAGGTGTGGGGTTGAATGATGCGTATCGATAGGGCAATCCCATCCATTAACTCTTTGGGAATATGCATCAATTTGTCCTAGATTTTGAAAAATTTCATTTAATTATGTAGTCAACTATGTAGTTATCTAATTATTATTTATATTTTTACCATAAACTATAAAGAATGGCAAGAGATTTCATCAAAGAACTTGGCTATAAAGCACTGGACAACAGATTTAAACGCATTAGTGAACGAATGCATCATGATACAAGAAAATTTTTCAAACAAATTGATATGGACCTTGAACCAAGTTGGCATTTGGTCTTTAAACTGTTGAGAACGAACCAAGCTCAAACAATGGTTGAAATAGCCGAACAGTTGGGCTATACACATCCATCCACAGTGGTTATGCTCAAAAAGATGACAGCAAAAGGATATCTGGTTTCTGAAAAGGACCCGAGTGATAAAAGGAAACAAAACATTAAGCTCACCCAAAAATCCTTGGAACTTATCCCAGAATTGGAACGAATATGGGCCAGCTGCGAACATGCCATTCACCAGCTGCTAAATGGAGATCTTTCAATACTTAACCATCTTGATGCCATTGAAACAGCATTAAAGGAAATTCCTTTGAATGAACGCTTTTATAATGAATACACCAAACCGTAAAAAACTACCACTATGTCCAACATTAAAAATGAAAAAAGCCTCAATAAAAAACCAAATGCTTTGGAGTTATCAAGACGCGGAATGATTAGGACCATAGGGTTGGGTCTTAGTTTTACCACACTCCCTTCTTTTATGTCCGCTGCCATTACAGAAGTGCCTCAAGATGCTCTAGATCATGGCGAGCGAATAATTCCGGTCAAGGAAAAGGAGCTATCGGAAATGCAAAAATTCATTGAAGATTGTGTGGAAGCCAATAAAGACTCCAACCCACAAGAAGCTGTCAAGGAGGTTTTAAAAAAAGGGGTTTCCAACCCTACGGCCATGCTCAAAGCCATCGGTGAACCAAAAGAAGCGGGTTTAAAGGTGTTCTTACGTTCCGAGGAACTTACCATTTTTGCCGCAACATGGACACCTCAAATGAATCTTATGCCCCATAATCATAAAATGTGGGCCAACATAGGCATCTATACAGGGCGGGAAGACAATATTTTATGGGAACGTCAAAACAATGAACTGGAAGCCGATGATGTACGATGTTTGTTTGCAGGCGATGTTGCCACCCTTCATACAAATGCCATTCACTCCGTTACCAACCCCCTTCAGAGATTTACTGGTGGACTTCATATTTATGGTGGGGATTTCTTTGCCACAGAACGAAGTCAATGGAACCCAGAAACTCTTGAAGAAGAATCCTCCAATGGCAATGTAATACGTGGTATCTTCAAGAAAGCCAATGAACAAATGCGAAAGATAAAAAGTGAATAGCTTTAGTTCTCTAACAATGTATAATTATGGAAAGAGTATTGATATCCAGTGGAAGTCCCTATGAGGATATTATAGGGTTTAGTCGTGCAGTACGGGTTGGTCCGTATATTTCCATAGGGGGTACAGCTCCATTGGATACTAATGGAAATACTGTTGGGGTAGGCGATATAGCTTTGCAAACAGAGCAATGTCTGAAAACCATTAAAATAGCTTTGGAAAAAGCGGGCTCCAGCTTAAACGACGTGGTAAGAACCCGTATGCTTCTGACCAATATTGAGGATTGGAAAATTGCTGCGGACGTCAAAGCGCGCTATTTTAGGACGATTAAACCAGTGGATACCGTTATGCAGGTGTCCCGCTTTATTAATCCGGATTGGTTAATAGAGATAGAAGTGGATGCTATTATGCAAAAATGACTTTGGCAATACCTATGCGAAGCTTAACGCACCTGCGGCAACTCCCATCCATTATGGTATTCATTCCCTAAATGCGCATTGGCTTCGGTATTTGTAAATTGATTTTGGCCGGCATCCCAGAATAGGCGCTCACCATATGCTTACAATGATAGTATCCCATCAATGCTATCTGGATTTTTCAGCCAAAAACGGTTAACTTCACCAATGTCTACCCGCAAGTAGATATTGTTGAATATAAATCACTTTTTACGGTGCAGAACCGAAGTGATTCATATCCTTTTTGATTGTACTTAATACAAGACCTATAATTTTAGTCTTTAAAGCTGAAAAATGAAATTTTATTTCAAGTTTTGGTTTAAGATAAATTATTCTTTACCCTTAGATTTTCTTTTCGCAACACTCCTGCTTTCCAAAATTAGTCCCGTATCATGATAATCATCATGGCACAATTGACTGTAATTCGATAATTTCAATTTTTAATCACTTAATTATCAATACAATATACTCTTTGACAATGAGATACAATACGGTTATTATTGGAGGTGGCTTAGCTGGATTGACCGCTGGAGCCACCCTATCAAAATTCGGTAAAAAAGTCCTTTTGGTGGAACAACACTACAAACCGGGGGGCTGTGCCACCTCATTTAAACGGGGTGACTTAATGATTGAAGTCGGACTGCATGAAATGAGTGGCTTGGTAGAAAATGGTTCAATGTTTCGAATATTTGACATGCTGGATGTTAACAAAGAGGTTCAGTTTTTGAAAGTACCTGAATTCTATGCAGTGCATTCAAACAAAGATACGTTTGTATTTCCGCATGGTTTTGATACAGCCACTAAAGCACTCATCAACAAATATCCAGATGAGGAAAAAGGTATCAAGCGGTTTATGAAATTGATAGCCGGCATACGAAAGGACGCCCTCAGTCTGCCCCGTTCGCCTTTAAAACGAAAGCTAATTTACCCCTTGATACCATTGCTTTACCCAAATTTGGTGGAGGCTTCGAAACATACAGTTGGAACTTGGCTG
Encoded here:
- a CDS encoding hydroxymethylglutaryl-CoA lyase, which encodes MSKIKLIECPRDAMQGIKTFIPTAEKARYIQSLLGCGFDTIDFGSFVSPKAIPQMQDTAEVLDRLDLSKTKSKLLAIVANIRGAQDACQHKAIDYLGFPFSISENFQMRNTHKTIAQSVETLEGILELANTHNKEVVTYISMGFGNPYGDPWDVEIVGEWTEKLAAMGTTILSLSDTIGSSTPEVIDYLFSNLIPKYPEIEFGAHLHTTPSKWHEKVDAAYKAGCRRFDGAVQGFGGCPMAKDELTGNMPTEKMLSYFTTTKTDTGVNWMVFEAAYNKATELFSVYH
- a CDS encoding quinone-dependent dihydroorotate dehydrogenase; translated protein: MYKILIRPILFLLDAEAAHHFSFWAIGVLSKLGFGPLFRKAFEVKDPKLEREVFGLKFKNPVGLAAGFDKDAKLYNEFSNFGFGFVEIGTLTPKPQAGNPKKRLFRLRADKAIINRMGFNNKGVFEAVEQLKKEHRVIIGGNIGKNKVTPNEEAIKDYLICFEALYEHVDYFVVNVSSPNTPGLRELQDRKPLTNLLKKLKRQNSKQSKTLKLKEKPILLKIAPDLTDAQLMDIIGIVKETEIDGVIATNTTISRTDLKTPLFKTEERGGLSGKPLAKRSTEVIRFLAEKSNKAFPIIGVGGIHSPEDALEKLEAGADLVQLYTGFIYEGPGLIKKINKALLEGKP
- the pepT gene encoding peptidase T gives rise to the protein MEQLLPRFLDYVTTDTQSDPYSKTTPSTEKQWDLAKKLVMELHQIGMQEVSIDENAYIMATLPSKVDKKVPTIGFISHIDTSPDFSGRNVKPQIVKNYDGKDIVLNKNKNIVLSPDYFEDLRQYEGQTLITTDGNTLLGADDKAGVAEIVTAMEYLVQHPEIKHGKIRIAFTPDEEIGRGAHKFDVKKFGADWAYTMDGSQVGELEFENFNAAKAKIIITGKSVHPGYAKNKMVNAIGIANEFLSLMPPREVPEHTSGMEGFFHVHKLKGEIEKAEIELIIRDHDAIHFKARKEMLEDITEKLIKKYGDHITLDIEDQYRNMREKVEPVFHIVEIAEEAMKRLGIEPIIKPIRGGTDGSQLSFMGLPCPNIFAGGHNFHGKYEYVPLESMEKAVKVIVKICELTASQIK
- a CDS encoding YdeI family protein, producing MEKSEKLAAYYQKQHPFKEGIAHLREIALKTEAAEDFKWSIPVYTLNGKNVFGICKFKHHFGVWFFNGVFLKDPKKVLENAQEGKTKGMRHWKFQSLEEIDDKAVLAYMNEALDNQKRGLEVKAEKTKKVAIPELLRAELAKNTALKTAFATFTPYKQKEFCEYIAEAKQEATKLRRLEKILPMIKKGVGLNDAYR
- a CDS encoding MarR family winged helix-turn-helix transcriptional regulator; translation: MARDFIKELGYKALDNRFKRISERMHHDTRKFFKQIDMDLEPSWHLVFKLLRTNQAQTMVEIAEQLGYTHPSTVVMLKKMTAKGYLVSEKDPSDKRKQNIKLTQKSLELIPELERIWASCEHAIHQLLNGDLSILNHLDAIETALKEIPLNERFYNEYTKP
- a CDS encoding RidA family protein, whose amino-acid sequence is MERVLISSGSPYEDIIGFSRAVRVGPYISIGGTAPLDTNGNTVGVGDIALQTEQCLKTIKIALEKAGSSLNDVVRTRMLLTNIEDWKIAADVKARYFRTIKPVDTVMQVSRFINPDWLIEIEVDAIMQK